A region from the Lycium barbarum isolate Lr01 chromosome 8, ASM1917538v2, whole genome shotgun sequence genome encodes:
- the LOC132605341 gene encoding auxin-induced protein 15A-like, whose protein sequence is MDCNFLKACQNKWQKMGTKVITCANCGKCCKWTKWPFVQEDNTLPRDVPKGHLVVYVGKYQKRFVIKITLLKHPLFKALLDQAQEEIYDFTHVESKLWIPCDENIFLSVIRCATSPKNRRISICF, encoded by the coding sequence ATGGATTGCAATTTTCTCAAGGCATGCCAAAACAAATGGCAAAAGATGGGcaccaaagtcataacttgtgcaaatTGTGGCAAATGTTGCAAGTGGACAAAATGGCCTTTTGTGCAAGAAGATAACACTCTCCCAAGGGATGTTCCAAAGGGTCACTTGGTGGTATATGTAGGAAAATACCAAAAGAGGTTTGTAATCAAAATCACTTTGCTCAAGCACCCACTTTTCAAAGCATTGTTAGATCAAGCACAAGAAGAAATTTATGATTTCACTCACGTTGAGTCGAAATTATGGATCCCTTGTGATGAAAACATATTTTTAAGTGTCATAAGATGTGCCACATCTCCCAAAAATCGACGTATCTCAATTTGCTTTTGA
- the LOC132606883 gene encoding uncharacterized protein LOC132606883 yields the protein MISAFRNTCTSVFSHYYLLNPKPYFPLLVISTQNFSITNNSNPTLPSSSSSLCSKSGCHSTFPSITTMSDKLEKQFEEFRQHLEESGNLRERIRAVATEIESITRTIYASLLLVHQSRPVPEVIEKAKAQIGVLKEHYSRLSEIVRECPGQYYRYHGDWKSETQTVVSLLAFMHWLETGALVLHSEVEEKLGLTPTEFGLDVDDYLIGICFMSNELPRYVVNQVTAGDYDCPSKVLKFLTDLHAAFRMLNLRNDFLRKKFDGMKYDLRKVEEVFYDVKIRGLAANGDSAGEKQAQGQS from the exons ATGATATCGGCATTTCGGAATACTTGTACTAGTGTTTTCTCTCATTATTACTTGTTAAACCCTAAACCCTACTTTCCTCTCCTTGTCATTTCCACCCAAAATTTCTCCATTACCAATAATTCCAACCCAACCTTACCATCAAGTTCTTCTTCACTCTGTAGTAAATCTGGTTGTCactctacatttccttccattaCTACAATGTCCGATAAATTGGAGAAACAGTTTGAGGAATTTCGGCAACACTTGGAGGAGTCGGGGAATTTAAGGGAGAGAATAAGAGCAGTGGCTACGGAGATTGAATCAATTACGAGGACCATTTATGCTAGCCTTCTTCTTGTTCATCAGTCTCGCCCTGTTCCTG AGGTTATAGAGAAGGCTAAGGCTCAGATTGGAGTGCTGAAGGAACATTACAGTCGGCTTTCAGAAATTGTGCGTGAATGCCCTGGTCAGTATTACCG GTATCACGGTGATTGGAAGAGTGAAACCCAAACTGTGGTATCATTGCTTGCTTTTATGCATTGGTTAGAAACAGGGGCTCTTGTTCTGCACAGTGAAGTTGAGGAGAAACTTGGCT TGACACCAACAGAATTTGGACTTGATGTTGATGACTATCTTATTG GTATTTGTTTCATGTCCAATGAGTTG CCTAGATATGTGGTGAACCAAGTGACAGCTGGGGATTATGATTGCCCAAGTAAGGTTTTGAAGTTCTTGACAGATCTTCATGCAGCATTTCGCATGCTTAATCTCAGAAATGATTTCTTGCGCAAAAAGTTTGACG GAATGAAATATGACCTGAGGAAAGTTGAGGAAGTCTTTTATGATGTAAAAATCAGAGGCTTGGCAGCCAATGGAGACTCAGCTGGAGAGAAGCAGGCCCAAGGACAATCTTGA